In Prevotella sp. oral taxon 475, one DNA window encodes the following:
- a CDS encoding SusC/RagA family TonB-linked outer membrane protein, with the protein MPLPQASQQNSVCKGVVRDAKGEPVTGASVVVKGTQRGTTTDVEGNFSLSNVKAGAVIQVSFIGFKSAEAVWNGRELDFTLNDDSEVLTEVVVTALGIKREAKSLAYAAQTVGGKDVNEIKNINMINSLQGKSAGLSITPNSTGAGGASKILFRGSKSISGSNQPLIVLDGVPLMMNISDSQVSGNYGGGHDGGDAMSTINPDDIAQITLLKGASAAALYGAVAANGAIMITTKSAQAGKVGITVSSNTTMETPLVLPKFQNQYGMSNSGTFSWGNPLGTAAKNYAKDFFRTGFTTNNSIAIAGGTEKISSYFSYANVRSNGITPGNTYNSHNLLAKVGFNVLDNIHVDVSAGLNKQHIKNQAASGFLSNPLTGAYLFPRGEDWDGYKNKFEAYDPTLNTNVQRWTNVAQEQFSNPYWMTNRQVPINDRNRYDFGATVKYDIMAGLSLTGRLRYERGDDHWVLNQHASSEGGRDKMGTMKDSQTFNEQFYGDLLASYNHTWKDIYALSVTAGTSFTKTKGTGNYLIGWGHSKFVMTDGKPSGNAYYPNVFMPSNYYQMSVVPSRTDKRLNAIFATAQFGYKDALFVDVTARNDWSSALAFTNGMSFFYPSVGTSVLLDKFVHFGKQVNMLKIRASYSIVGNDVPVFMSNPRYTLGSLGSLTPPSKAPFTTLKPEKSHSIEVGLDGMFFDNRLEVNLTYYKTNTKNQFFAVEAPWETGLRQQYVNAGNVQNSGFELSASWRQDFNKDFSWVTRFNMAYNSNKIKELVDGLSDGLTLADYGGAKVILKKGGHYGDLYVRQIKRGSDGKPVVNSGAPSLGGDGMKDMKYVGDMNAKVNMGWSNTFNYKDFTLSFLIDSKLGGKVLSMTEATLDGWGVSERSGAARNAGKVVFEGVEYDAKKFYTTVGATNFNSQYANELYVYKATNVRMRELSLGYTFRNLLGYGKNLTASLIGRNLFFFYKDAPMDPDVSLGTGNGWQGVDMFTLPSSRSFGLNLKFNF; encoded by the coding sequence ATGCCTTTACCGCAGGCATCACAACAAAACAGTGTATGCAAAGGTGTGGTAAGAGATGCCAAAGGTGAACCTGTGACCGGTGCTTCCGTGGTTGTGAAGGGCACACAGCGCGGCACAACAACGGATGTGGAAGGCAATTTCTCGCTCTCTAACGTCAAAGCGGGAGCGGTGATTCAGGTTTCGTTCATCGGCTTTAAAAGTGCAGAGGCCGTGTGGAACGGACGCGAACTCGACTTCACACTCAACGACGACTCGGAGGTTTTGACCGAAGTGGTGGTCACAGCCTTAGGCATCAAGCGCGAAGCCAAGTCGCTTGCTTATGCCGCACAGACCGTTGGCGGAAAAGACGTGAACGAAATCAAGAACATCAACATGATCAACTCGCTTCAGGGAAAGAGCGCAGGCCTCTCGATTACGCCCAACTCGACGGGTGCAGGCGGAGCCTCGAAAATTCTGTTCCGTGGAAGCAAGTCGATTAGCGGTAGCAACCAGCCGCTGATTGTACTCGATGGTGTGCCTTTGATGATGAATATCTCCGATTCGCAGGTAAGCGGAAACTATGGCGGAGGTCATGACGGAGGCGATGCCATGTCTACCATCAATCCGGATGACATTGCTCAGATCACGCTTTTGAAGGGTGCTTCGGCTGCAGCCCTTTACGGAGCAGTGGCCGCTAACGGTGCCATCATGATTACAACCAAGTCGGCCCAGGCGGGCAAAGTGGGCATCACGGTGTCGAGCAACACGACGATGGAAACGCCATTGGTGCTACCGAAGTTCCAAAACCAGTATGGCATGAGCAACAGCGGCACCTTTAGCTGGGGCAACCCGTTGGGCACTGCAGCTAAAAACTATGCCAAAGACTTCTTCCGCACGGGCTTCACCACGAACAATTCGATTGCTATCGCAGGCGGAACAGAAAAGATTTCTTCTTATTTCTCCTATGCCAATGTGCGCTCTAACGGCATCACACCGGGCAATACTTACAATAGCCACAATCTTTTGGCAAAAGTGGGCTTCAATGTGCTTGACAACATCCACGTAGACGTAAGCGCAGGATTGAACAAACAGCACATCAAGAACCAGGCTGCCTCGGGTTTCCTGAGCAATCCGCTCACGGGTGCCTATCTCTTCCCAAGAGGTGAAGACTGGGATGGATACAAAAACAAATTCGAAGCCTACGATCCCACCCTCAATACAAACGTGCAACGATGGACCAATGTGGCCCAAGAGCAGTTCTCCAACCCGTATTGGATGACGAACCGACAAGTGCCCATCAACGATCGCAACCGTTACGACTTCGGCGCAACCGTGAAATACGACATCATGGCAGGCCTGTCGCTCACAGGACGTCTGCGCTACGAACGCGGAGACGACCATTGGGTGCTCAATCAGCATGCCTCGAGCGAGGGAGGACGTGATAAAATGGGCACAATGAAGGACTCACAGACGTTCAACGAACAGTTCTACGGCGACCTTCTCGCTTCTTACAACCACACTTGGAAAGACATCTATGCCTTGTCGGTGACCGCCGGTACCAGCTTTACCAAAACCAAGGGCACAGGAAACTATCTCATCGGCTGGGGACACTCTAAGTTTGTGATGACGGATGGCAAACCCTCGGGCAATGCTTATTATCCGAATGTCTTCATGCCGTCCAACTATTACCAGATGTCTGTCGTTCCCTCACGCACCGATAAACGCCTGAACGCCATCTTTGCAACGGCACAGTTCGGCTATAAAGACGCACTCTTCGTGGATGTTACGGCCCGCAACGACTGGTCGTCGGCACTGGCTTTCACCAACGGAATGTCGTTTTTCTATCCTTCTGTGGGCACCAGTGTGCTGCTCGACAAGTTTGTTCACTTCGGAAAGCAAGTAAACATGCTCAAGATTCGTGCTTCTTACTCTATCGTGGGTAACGATGTGCCCGTATTTATGAGCAACCCCAGATACACATTGGGCTCTTTAGGTTCACTCACTCCGCCTTCTAAGGCTCCGTTCACTACGTTGAAACCGGAAAAGAGCCACTCTATCGAGGTGGGCTTGGACGGTATGTTCTTCGATAATCGTCTGGAAGTGAATCTCACCTATTATAAAACCAACACCAAGAACCAGTTCTTTGCCGTGGAAGCTCCTTGGGAAACGGGGCTCCGCCAGCAATATGTAAATGCCGGCAACGTGCAAAACAGCGGCTTTGAACTCAGTGCTTCGTGGCGACAGGACTTCAATAAGGACTTCAGCTGGGTGACTCGCTTCAACATGGCCTATAACTCGAATAAGATAAAGGAGCTTGTCGACGGACTCTCTGATGGACTGACACTCGCAGACTATGGCGGTGCGAAGGTGATTCTCAAAAAGGGCGGACACTATGGCGACCTTTACGTGCGGCAAATCAAACGCGGCAGCGATGGGAAACCGGTGGTCAACAGCGGTGCTCCCAGTCTGGGCGGCGACGGAATGAAAGATATGAAGTACGTGGGCGACATGAATGCCAAAGTAAACATGGGCTGGAGCAATACCTTTAACTATAAAGACTTCACGCTGTCGTTCCTCATCGACAGTAAGTTGGGTGGAAAGGTGCTCTCCATGACGGAGGCTACGCTCGATGGTTGGGGAGTTTCCGAACGCTCGGGAGCAGCTCGCAATGCCGGTAAGGTTGTGTTCGAAGGAGTGGAATACGACGCGAAGAAGTTCTATACCACCGTGGGAGCCACCAATTTCAACTCTCAGTATGCCAACGAACTGTATGTTTACAAGGCTACCAACGTGCGGATGCGTGAACTTTCGTTGGGTTACACCTTCCGTAACCTTCTGGGCTATGGCAAAAACCTCACTGCTTCGCTCATCGGTCGTAACCTTTTCTTCTTCTATAAAGATGCTCCGATGGATCCGGACGTGTCTCTCGGAACCGGAAACGGCTGGCAGGGAGTGGACATGTTTACCCTTCCTTCGTCTCGGAGCTTCGGTCTGAACTTAAAATTTAACTTCTAA
- the greA gene encoding transcription elongation factor GreA — translation MAYMSQEGYEKLVADLQRLESIERPKASAAIAEARDKGDLSENSEYEAAKEAQAHLEDRINRMKLAINEAKIVDTSRLSADAVQILSKVEMTNLATQAKMCYTIVSENEANLKEGKIAITTPIAQGLLNKKEGDEVEITIPRGTIKLRIDKITVG, via the coding sequence ATGGCTTACATGTCACAAGAAGGCTACGAGAAACTCGTAGCAGATTTGCAACGACTCGAATCGATAGAGCGTCCGAAGGCGTCAGCGGCTATTGCAGAAGCAAGAGACAAAGGCGACTTGAGTGAGAACTCGGAGTATGAGGCGGCAAAAGAGGCACAGGCCCATCTGGAAGACCGCATCAACAGAATGAAATTGGCCATCAACGAGGCGAAAATCGTAGACACTTCGCGTCTCAGCGCAGATGCCGTGCAGATTCTTTCCAAAGTAGAGATGACCAATCTTGCCACCCAAGCTAAGATGTGCTACACCATCGTGAGCGAAAACGAAGCCAACCTAAAGGAAGGGAAGATCGCCATCACGACACCGATCGCACAGGGACTGCTCAACAAAAAGGAGGGCGACGAGGTGGAAATCACCATTCCGCGAGGCACCATCAAGCTGAGAATCGACAAGATTACAGTGGGATAA
- a CDS encoding HIT family protein produces MDLFSKIAAGEIPSYKCAESEHFYAFLDIHPLVEGHTLVIPRREVDYIFDMNDDELAAFHVFAKRVAKAVKAVLSCIKVAEVVLGLEVPHAHIHLIPLNSEADADFKREKLTLPEAKMKEIAAKIYAEFCRQKD; encoded by the coding sequence ATGGACCTATTCAGTAAGATTGCGGCGGGTGAGATTCCCAGTTACAAATGCGCAGAGAGCGAGCATTTCTATGCCTTTCTCGACATCCATCCGCTTGTCGAAGGGCATACGTTGGTGATTCCGCGACGCGAGGTAGACTACATCTTCGACATGAACGACGACGAATTGGCTGCCTTTCACGTCTTTGCCAAACGCGTAGCAAAGGCAGTCAAGGCGGTGCTTTCTTGCATCAAAGTGGCAGAAGTGGTGTTGGGCCTTGAAGTTCCGCATGCCCACATCCATCTCATCCCGCTGAACTCAGAGGCCGATGCCGACTTTAAACGCGAGAAACTGACACTTCCTGAAGCAAAGATGAAAGAAATAGCGGCGAAGATTTACGCCGAATTCTGTCGACAAAAGGATTAA
- a CDS encoding SusD/RagB family nutrient-binding outer membrane lipoprotein: MKYNRIITLAAASALFVSSGITLGGCTGDFNDLNTNQYEVDPSNLPFAAQFIEPMTYVYAPHQNMFQFWTNLSIDLFGGYFMTPHNFSGNGNADYKLNRGFCGGMYENYYLHIFNNTRRLIKACDEKGISDFAAVMRVVQAYATANATDAYGPIAYKSVIASNGVSFAYDKQEDVYTEIFKLLDDAIQGFQHGTSTADQMKAFDYWCNGDKQLWIKVANQFKLRYAMRIVKANPALAKQKAEEAVAGGVLTASDRDILIDHGLSNELTRMFAWGDCGMNASLVTIMEGFNDPRIALYMKKNADDVKVNNAVVVAKNTKYLGIRGGSNLPNKPNAWTNYSSIVCDYATPLPVMKVAEAYFLRAEGALRGWNMGGTAKDLYEEGIKVSIQNEVKYKGVYAGITSISNADITAYINGTTIQTNYVDPANSANNHAAMNTLSVKWDNSATNEEKLQRIITQKWIANFPLSTEAWAEYRRTGYPKLFPNRVNSSEGTIDTNEQIRRLIYSTVAINTNNAELQKGIDLLNKENSSTQFRGDIGGTRVWWDKQNVSNF; the protein is encoded by the coding sequence ATGAAATATAATAGAATTATTACACTCGCTGCGGCTTCCGCCTTGTTTGTGTCAAGCGGAATAACGCTCGGCGGATGTACGGGAGATTTCAACGATCTCAATACGAACCAGTATGAAGTAGATCCTAGCAACTTGCCTTTCGCAGCACAGTTCATAGAGCCGATGACCTATGTTTATGCTCCCCACCAGAATATGTTCCAATTTTGGACCAACTTGAGCATAGACCTCTTTGGCGGTTACTTCATGACGCCGCACAACTTCAGTGGTAACGGCAACGCCGACTATAAGCTCAACCGAGGTTTTTGCGGGGGTATGTATGAGAATTATTACTTGCACATCTTTAATAATACGCGTCGTCTGATCAAGGCTTGCGATGAAAAGGGTATCTCGGACTTCGCCGCTGTGATGCGCGTTGTTCAGGCTTATGCCACTGCAAACGCTACCGATGCCTACGGACCCATTGCTTATAAGTCGGTTATCGCAAGCAATGGCGTGTCTTTCGCCTACGACAAGCAGGAAGATGTCTACACAGAAATCTTCAAACTGCTTGACGATGCTATTCAAGGTTTCCAACATGGCACTTCGACTGCCGACCAAATGAAGGCATTCGACTATTGGTGCAATGGCGATAAACAACTTTGGATCAAGGTGGCCAATCAGTTTAAGCTACGTTATGCCATGCGCATCGTGAAGGCCAATCCTGCTTTGGCCAAACAAAAGGCTGAAGAAGCTGTAGCCGGCGGCGTGCTCACGGCATCGGACAGAGACATTCTGATCGACCATGGCTTGAGCAACGAACTCACACGAATGTTTGCTTGGGGCGACTGCGGCATGAATGCCAGCCTGGTTACGATCATGGAGGGATTCAATGACCCACGCATCGCTCTGTATATGAAAAAGAATGCGGATGATGTGAAGGTGAACAACGCTGTTGTTGTAGCCAAGAATACGAAGTATCTCGGCATCCGCGGCGGTTCCAATCTACCCAATAAGCCCAACGCATGGACCAATTACTCGTCGATTGTGTGCGATTATGCTACTCCGTTGCCGGTCATGAAGGTGGCCGAAGCTTACTTCCTGCGTGCAGAAGGTGCGCTACGAGGCTGGAATATGGGCGGAACGGCAAAAGATCTCTATGAAGAGGGCATCAAGGTGTCCATCCAAAACGAGGTGAAATACAAGGGCGTCTATGCCGGTATTACCAGTATCAGCAATGCGGACATCACGGCTTACATCAACGGAACAACCATACAAACCAACTATGTCGACCCGGCCAACTCTGCCAACAATCATGCTGCAATGAATACGCTCTCCGTAAAATGGGACAACAGTGCTACAAACGAAGAGAAACTGCAACGCATCATCACCCAAAAGTGGATTGCCAACTTCCCGCTCTCTACCGAGGCTTGGGCCGAATATCGTCGAACAGGATATCCGAAGCTCTTCCCCAATCGGGTGAACAGTAGCGAAGGTACTATCGACACCAACGAACAGATTCGCCGACTCATCTACTCGACGGTGGCCATCAACACCAACAACGCGGAATTGCAGAAGGGTATCGACCTACTGAACAAGGAAAATTCCAGTACACAATTCAGAGGCGACATCGGCGGAACACGGGTTTGGTGGGACAAACAGAATGTGTCTAACTTCTGA
- a CDS encoding ABC transporter ATP-binding protein, whose translation MLENLSVGYDDGGREPRVVLSGINATLRAGELTVLVGGNGRGKSTLLRTLTGFQKALAGRTIYREQPMEVGIDFTRLSVSQRARMVGVVLTAQTAVRNLSVGEVVALGRSPYTDFWGGLSAGDREVVTRALHLVGIEELRHRRVQTLSDGERQKMMIAKALAQQTPVIMLDEPTAFLDFRSKVDVLRLLRGLAHDTGRIVLLSTHDLEQAIPLSDKLWVIRDDNTLVVTSVEEQGLLREPTESESYTRQLLQLFAPETTVSR comes from the coding sequence ATGCTCGAGAATCTGTCGGTGGGATATGATGACGGGGGAAGAGAACCCCGCGTGGTGCTTTCGGGCATTAACGCAACCCTGCGGGCCGGCGAACTGACGGTCTTAGTGGGTGGCAACGGTCGAGGGAAGTCTACTTTGCTACGAACGCTGACAGGGTTTCAGAAGGCGCTGGCTGGTAGAACGATCTATCGAGAACAACCGATGGAGGTGGGGATCGACTTCACCAGACTATCTGTTTCTCAACGGGCGCGGATGGTGGGTGTAGTACTCACGGCGCAGACGGCGGTGAGAAATCTCTCTGTAGGGGAGGTGGTGGCCTTGGGTCGCTCGCCCTACACCGATTTTTGGGGCGGATTATCCGCGGGAGACAGAGAGGTTGTGACTCGCGCTCTCCATCTGGTGGGCATCGAGGAACTGAGACATCGACGGGTGCAGACGCTGAGCGATGGTGAGCGACAGAAGATGATGATTGCTAAAGCCTTGGCTCAGCAGACGCCGGTGATAATGCTTGACGAACCGACGGCCTTTCTCGACTTCCGGAGTAAAGTGGATGTTCTGCGGCTTCTCCGAGGATTGGCGCACGATACAGGGAGGATTGTTCTGCTCTCTACCCACGATTTGGAGCAAGCCATACCGCTATCGGACAAGCTGTGGGTGATTCGAGATGACAACACGTTGGTCGTAACCTCTGTCGAGGAGCAGGGACTGCTGCGCGAACCGACAGAGAGCGAGAGTTATACACGGCAGTTGCTGCAATTGTTTGCTCCCGAAACGACCGTGTCGAGGTGA
- a CDS encoding FecR family protein: MNKNIDDLKFGSSPEETLLEDFLLRSEPRQIDTTGLMGKAYAKIAMQKKRTRRRRTFLAAAVVLPLVFCAVWMALLWPLGGPKGDGRMQPATHRAPMMLQAEVRPGDTMHLTLPDGTRVMANSRTRISWPEAFCGATRDVYIKGEAYFEVAHDGACPFVIHTGQFDVRVLGTKFCVDNYDEQAAKVVLVEGSVEVETRNNDRVRIRPNEKLRVCGGQFVSRESVSTADELCWLQGMIRLQGDELGRVAQRLEYYYGKKIVVDQRLQHQRLYGKLLIRNSVSTVLSNLCSIAGARVVADGHSVTLQGGEGA; the protein is encoded by the coding sequence ATGAACAAGAACATAGACGACCTGAAATTCGGCTCTTCCCCGGAGGAAACGTTGCTGGAGGATTTTCTCTTGCGCAGCGAGCCGCGCCAGATAGACACCACCGGCTTGATGGGAAAGGCCTATGCCAAGATTGCGATGCAGAAGAAACGGACGCGACGCAGACGGACTTTTCTTGCCGCAGCGGTAGTTCTGCCTCTTGTCTTTTGCGCTGTTTGGATGGCCCTGCTGTGGCCTCTTGGTGGGCCGAAAGGAGACGGACGGATGCAGCCGGCTACCCATCGGGCACCGATGATGCTGCAAGCGGAGGTGAGACCGGGAGACACAATGCACCTAACGCTGCCCGATGGCACGCGGGTGATGGCCAATTCGCGTACGCGCATCTCGTGGCCGGAGGCCTTTTGCGGAGCTACACGCGACGTATATATCAAAGGTGAAGCCTATTTTGAGGTGGCCCACGACGGTGCTTGCCCGTTTGTGATTCACACGGGGCAGTTTGATGTGCGGGTGTTGGGTACGAAATTCTGTGTGGACAACTATGATGAGCAGGCTGCAAAGGTGGTGCTTGTGGAGGGCTCTGTCGAGGTGGAGACGCGCAATAACGACCGAGTGCGGATCCGTCCGAACGAGAAACTCCGCGTCTGTGGCGGTCAGTTTGTCTCCCGCGAGTCTGTCTCCACTGCCGATGAACTTTGTTGGTTGCAGGGCATGATTCGTCTGCAAGGCGACGAATTGGGCCGCGTGGCGCAGCGTTTGGAATATTATTACGGTAAGAAAATCGTTGTCGATCAACGCCTGCAACATCAACGGCTTTACGGAAAACTCCTTATTCGCAATTCCGTCTCTACTGTTCTCTCCAATCTTTGCAGTATTGCTGGCGCGCGGGTGGTGGCCGATGGGCATTCTGTTACACTGCAAGGCGGCGAGGGAGCCTGA
- a CDS encoding RNA polymerase sigma factor, producing the protein MDNLYRELLLVAKDSELAFNGFMHRFSNVLYCHAYGILGSREMAEEVVSDTFFEAWKTRKHLVEMDNVRGWLSRVVYRKSVDYLRREKKRLKPIHVEDFGIEAFSFPDMCTPCDTLISSEELSAINAAIETLPPKCKYVFFLAKVERLPYQEIAEMLSISLSTVNYHVNYALQALKNRLLKQHDEERQFKKKER; encoded by the coding sequence ATGGACAATCTTTACCGCGAACTACTGTTGGTGGCCAAAGACAGCGAATTGGCTTTCAATGGCTTTATGCACAGGTTTTCCAATGTGCTCTATTGTCATGCCTATGGCATTCTGGGGAGTCGCGAGATGGCAGAAGAGGTGGTGAGCGACACGTTTTTCGAGGCTTGGAAAACTCGGAAACACCTTGTGGAGATGGACAACGTGCGTGGCTGGCTCAGTAGGGTGGTCTATCGAAAATCGGTAGACTATCTGCGGCGAGAGAAGAAACGGCTGAAGCCTATCCATGTGGAAGACTTCGGGATAGAGGCTTTCTCTTTTCCCGATATGTGCACACCGTGCGACACACTCATCTCTTCCGAAGAACTCTCTGCCATCAACGCCGCCATCGAAACACTGCCCCCGAAGTGCAAGTACGTGTTTTTCCTGGCCAAAGTGGAACGTTTACCCTATCAGGAGATTGCCGAGATGCTGAGCATTTCTCTCTCCACGGTGAACTATCACGTCAATTATGCCCTTCAGGCATTGAAAAACCGACTTCTCAAACAGCACGACGAGGAGAGACAATTCAAAAAGAAAGAACGATGA
- the miaB gene encoding tRNA (N6-isopentenyl adenosine(37)-C2)-methylthiotransferase MiaB, with protein sequence MKKLYIETYGCQMNVADSEVVASVMQMAGYELCEHEAEADAIFMNTCSVRENAENKIYARLDTLHAEQKKGRKVILGVLGCMAERVKEDLLENHHAQLVAGPDSYLNLPDMMAQAEAGNKAIDIALSRTETYRDILPQRVALAKVSGFVSIMRGCDNFCHYCIVPYTRGRERSRDVESILNEVRQLQRQGYKEVTLLGQNVNSYRFQNGHATVDFPQLLRTIARSVPTMRIRFSTPHPKDMSDETLHVIAQEPNVCRHIHLPIQSGSDKVLRLMNRKYTVEWYLSRVRAIREIVPDCGISTDIFVGYHGEEEADHQLSLDIMRTVGYDSAFMFKYSERPGTYASKHLPDNVPEEVKIRRLNELIQVQNENSAQANRREEGRLREVLVEGPSKRSREQLCGRTEQNKMVVFDKGDHHIGQYVKVRITGSTSATLFGQAEE encoded by the coding sequence ATGAAAAAGCTTTATATAGAAACATACGGTTGCCAGATGAATGTGGCAGACAGCGAAGTAGTCGCCTCGGTCATGCAGATGGCCGGATACGAACTCTGCGAGCACGAAGCGGAGGCCGATGCCATCTTCATGAACACGTGCAGCGTGAGAGAAAACGCCGAAAACAAAATCTACGCCCGCCTGGACACCTTGCATGCCGAGCAGAAGAAAGGTCGGAAGGTGATTCTTGGCGTACTCGGTTGCATGGCCGAACGCGTGAAAGAAGATCTTCTCGAGAACCATCACGCTCAGCTCGTAGCTGGTCCTGACTCCTATCTGAACCTCCCCGACATGATGGCGCAAGCTGAAGCCGGCAACAAAGCCATCGACATCGCCCTCTCCCGAACCGAAACCTACCGCGACATCCTTCCCCAGCGCGTTGCACTGGCCAAGGTCAGCGGGTTCGTCAGCATCATGCGCGGCTGCGATAACTTCTGTCACTACTGCATCGTGCCCTACACCCGCGGCAGAGAACGCTCCCGCGATGTCGAAAGCATCCTCAACGAAGTTCGCCAGTTGCAACGCCAAGGTTACAAAGAAGTCACTCTACTTGGGCAAAACGTGAATAGCTATCGATTCCAAAACGGTCACGCCACAGTCGACTTCCCCCAGCTTCTCCGCACCATTGCTCGATCCGTTCCCACCATGCGCATCCGCTTCTCCACGCCTCATCCCAAAGACATGAGCGACGAAACTCTCCACGTCATCGCTCAAGAACCGAATGTCTGCCGCCACATCCACCTGCCCATCCAAAGCGGGTCGGACAAAGTGCTCCGGCTCATGAACCGCAAATACACCGTAGAATGGTACCTCAGTCGCGTTCGTGCCATTCGAGAAATCGTGCCCGACTGCGGTATCTCTACCGACATCTTCGTGGGCTACCACGGCGAAGAGGAGGCCGACCACCAACTCTCCCTCGACATCATGCGCACCGTAGGCTACGACTCTGCCTTCATGTTTAAATACAGCGAACGCCCCGGAACCTACGCCTCCAAGCATCTTCCCGACAATGTTCCCGAAGAGGTGAAGATTCGCCGATTGAACGAACTCATTCAAGTTCAGAACGAGAACTCTGCCCAAGCCAACCGTCGCGAAGAAGGACGGCTGCGTGAAGTCCTGGTAGAAGGCCCCAGCAAACGCAGTCGCGAACAGCTTTGCGGGCGGACCGAGCAAAACAAAATGGTCGTCTTCGACAAAGGTGACCACCACATCGGCCAATACGTCAAAGTGAGAATCACCGGTAGCACCAGTGCCACCCTCTTTGGACAGGCAGAAGAATAA